A genomic segment from Propionibacteriaceae bacterium ZF39 encodes:
- a CDS encoding cytochrome ubiquinol oxidase subunit I, with the protein MNAETIARWQFGVTTVYHFLFVPITLALSWLVAILQTLWVRTGNQNYLRLTKFYGKLFLINFAMGLVTGIVQEFQFGMNWSEYSRFVGDIFGAPLALEALLAFFMESTFLGLWIFGWDRLNKKIHLLTIWMVAIGTNLSAVFILAANAFMQNPVGYEYNPVTHRAELTDFVAVLTNKVFLATYPHQMAAAWLVAASFMAAVSGWHLWRLNKSRPARADINDVDATQRVADHDHDVIPHRFAAKFGAVVLILAGMGVMLTGDFQAKAMYEKQPMKMAAAEGAFESTTDFSILTIGNREANEEIFAIHLPGLLSFLSYGNFTTPVPGIRPLEAEYQQTLTPKMREMYGDEVADHFAEAGYHPNIIVTYWTFRIMITLGMVAMAIGAWMLWTLRGERLPRGKLWPWLMVALPLAPLFGNSFGWIFTEMGRQPWLVFGLMPTQTGVSPGVTAGTVLASLIGFTVVYGVLAVIEVKLMLHYIKLGLPKHVEEPKVIEDDDAPLTFAY; encoded by the coding sequence ATGAACGCGGAGACAATCGCACGGTGGCAATTCGGCGTCACCACCGTCTATCACTTCCTGTTTGTTCCGATCACGCTGGCCCTCTCGTGGCTGGTCGCGATCCTGCAGACCCTCTGGGTGCGAACCGGCAACCAGAACTATCTGCGACTGACCAAGTTCTACGGGAAGCTGTTCCTGATCAACTTCGCGATGGGCCTGGTGACGGGCATCGTGCAGGAATTCCAGTTCGGCATGAACTGGTCCGAATACTCCCGCTTCGTCGGTGACATCTTCGGGGCTCCGCTGGCGCTCGAGGCACTCCTCGCGTTCTTCATGGAGTCGACGTTCCTCGGCCTGTGGATCTTCGGCTGGGACCGGCTCAACAAGAAGATTCACCTCCTGACGATCTGGATGGTGGCCATCGGCACCAACCTGTCGGCCGTGTTCATCCTGGCTGCCAACGCGTTCATGCAGAACCCGGTCGGCTATGAATACAACCCGGTCACCCACCGCGCCGAGCTGACCGACTTCGTGGCCGTGCTCACCAACAAGGTCTTCCTGGCCACCTATCCCCACCAGATGGCCGCCGCCTGGCTCGTGGCTGCGTCGTTCATGGCGGCCGTGTCCGGCTGGCACCTGTGGCGCCTCAACAAGAGCCGGCCGGCCCGCGCCGACATCAACGATGTCGACGCCACCCAGCGCGTCGCCGACCATGATCACGACGTCATCCCGCATCGGTTCGCCGCCAAGTTCGGTGCGGTGGTGCTCATCCTTGCCGGCATGGGTGTCATGCTCACCGGTGACTTCCAGGCCAAGGCGATGTATGAGAAACAGCCGATGAAGATGGCTGCCGCCGAGGGCGCCTTCGAGTCGACGACCGACTTCTCCATCCTGACGATCGGCAACCGGGAGGCCAACGAGGAGATCTTCGCGATCCACCTGCCGGGCCTGCTGTCGTTCCTGTCCTATGGCAACTTCACCACGCCGGTGCCCGGCATCCGCCCGCTCGAGGCCGAATATCAGCAGACGCTGACGCCGAAGATGCGGGAGATGTATGGCGATGAGGTGGCCGACCACTTCGCCGAGGCCGGCTATCACCCGAACATCATCGTGACCTACTGGACCTTCCGGATCATGATCACGCTCGGCATGGTCGCGATGGCGATCGGCGCGTGGATGCTCTGGACCCTCCGTGGTGAGCGATTGCCGCGCGGGAAGCTGTGGCCGTGGCTCATGGTCGCGCTGCCCCTGGCCCCGCTCTTCGGCAACTCCTTCGGCTGGATCTTCACCGAGATGGGCCGCCAGCCCTGGCTCGTGTTCGGGCTGATGCCCACCCAAACCGGTGTCTCCCCAGGAGTCACAGCGGGCACAGTGCTCGCCTCGCTCATCGGTTTCACCGTGGTCTACGGCGTCCTTGCCGTGATCGAGGTCAAGCTGATGCTGCACTACATCAAGCTCGGCCTGCCCAAGCACGTCGAGGAACCGAAGGTCATCGAGGACGATGACGCGCCCCTGACCTTCGCGTACTGA
- a CDS encoding ABC transporter ATP-binding protein → MGGPHGPKPVEKAINFGPSLKRLIGRLAPERSIVIFVLFLATVGVTLGVVGPKVLGWGTDVVFDGVLGTMMAQMAPGASKGQIVEGLRARGDNTLADLLANSNAQPGVGIDFERLGWILVGALALYVFSAAMVWLQAYLLNDVVQRTVYRMRRDVQAKLNRLPLRYFDNQPRGELLSRVTNDIDNVSQSMQQTLTQLINSLLTLIGVLLMMTLISPVLTLVALISIPISMAVTVAIGKRSQVLFAQTWKSTGELNAHIEEAFTGHALVKVFGRQREVEQVFDDRNSELYKASFGSQFVSGIIMPAMMFIGNLNYVAIAVLGALRILSGAMTVGDVQAFIQYSRQFTQPLTQVASMANLLQSGVASAERVFEVLDEEEQVMEGLAETNQTKGHVRFESVDFAYDPTKPLITDLSLDVRPGQTVAIVGPTGAGKTTLVNLVMRFYELDGGRITLDGVDISTVPRRSLRSNIGMVLQDAWLFGGTIRDNIAYGRPEATEDEIHAAARATYVDRFVHQLPDGYDTVIDEEGSNISAGEKQLITIARAFLSDPALLILDEATSSVDTRTEALVQHAMSALRQDRTSFVIAHRLSTIRDADVILVMEAGHIVEQGTHSELLAAEGAYARLYQSQFSAPVS, encoded by the coding sequence ATGGGTGGGCCCCATGGGCCCAAGCCCGTGGAGAAGGCCATCAACTTCGGGCCTTCCCTGAAGCGCCTCATCGGCCGGCTGGCCCCCGAGCGCTCGATCGTGATCTTCGTCCTGTTCCTCGCCACAGTCGGCGTGACGCTCGGTGTTGTCGGGCCGAAGGTCCTGGGCTGGGGCACCGACGTGGTGTTCGACGGCGTACTCGGCACGATGATGGCCCAGATGGCCCCCGGCGCGTCGAAGGGGCAGATCGTCGAGGGCCTGCGGGCCCGAGGCGACAACACCCTGGCCGACCTGCTCGCGAATTCGAATGCCCAGCCCGGCGTCGGCATCGACTTCGAGCGGCTCGGCTGGATCCTCGTCGGCGCGCTGGCGCTCTATGTCTTCTCGGCGGCGATGGTCTGGCTGCAGGCCTACCTGCTCAACGATGTCGTCCAGCGGACGGTCTATCGCATGCGCCGAGACGTGCAGGCCAAGCTGAACCGGCTGCCCCTGCGCTATTTCGACAACCAGCCGCGCGGTGAGCTGCTCAGTCGCGTGACCAACGACATCGACAATGTCTCCCAGAGCATGCAACAGACGCTCACCCAGCTGATCAACTCGCTGCTGACCCTCATCGGCGTGTTGCTGATGATGACCCTGATCTCGCCCGTGCTGACCCTGGTCGCGCTGATCTCGATCCCGATCTCGATGGCCGTGACCGTCGCGATCGGCAAGCGGTCGCAGGTCCTGTTCGCCCAGACCTGGAAGTCCACCGGCGAGCTCAATGCCCACATCGAGGAGGCCTTCACGGGGCATGCGCTGGTGAAGGTCTTCGGCCGCCAGCGCGAGGTCGAGCAGGTCTTCGACGATCGCAACTCCGAGCTCTACAAGGCGTCGTTCGGGTCCCAGTTCGTCAGCGGCATCATCATGCCGGCGATGATGTTCATCGGAAACCTGAACTATGTGGCCATCGCGGTCCTCGGCGCGCTGCGGATCCTCAGCGGGGCCATGACGGTCGGCGACGTGCAGGCGTTCATCCAGTATTCGCGCCAGTTCACCCAACCCCTCACCCAGGTGGCGTCGATGGCCAACCTCCTCCAGTCGGGAGTGGCGTCCGCCGAGCGTGTGTTCGAGGTGCTGGACGAGGAAGAGCAGGTCATGGAGGGCCTCGCCGAGACCAACCAGACGAAGGGCCACGTCCGGTTCGAGTCGGTCGACTTCGCGTACGACCCGACCAAGCCCCTCATCACCGATCTCTCCCTCGACGTGCGTCCCGGCCAGACGGTCGCGATCGTCGGGCCGACCGGCGCGGGCAAGACGACGCTGGTCAACCTGGTCATGCGGTTCTATGAGCTCGACGGCGGCCGGATCACTCTTGACGGCGTGGATATTTCGACCGTCCCGCGCCGATCGTTGCGATCCAACATCGGAATGGTGCTCCAGGACGCCTGGCTGTTCGGGGGCACCATCCGCGACAACATCGCGTACGGCCGTCCCGAGGCGACCGAGGACGAGATCCACGCGGCCGCCCGGGCGACCTATGTCGACCGGTTCGTCCACCAGCTGCCCGACGGCTATGACACGGTCATCGACGAGGAGGGCTCCAACATTTCCGCGGGCGAGAAGCAGCTGATCACCATCGCCCGGGCCTTCCTGTCCGATCCGGCGCTGCTGATCCTCGACGAAGCCACGTCGTCGGTCGACACCCGCACCGAGGCCCTCGTCCAGCACGCCATGTCGGCCCTCCGCCAGGACCGCACGTCGTTCGTCATCGCCCACCGGTTGTCGACCATCCGCGATGCCGACGTCATCCTCGTGATGGAGGCCGGGCACATCGTCGAGCAGGGCACCCACAGCGAACTGCTCGCGGCCGAAGGGGCGTACGCCCGGCTCTATCAGTCCCAGTTCAGCGCACCGGTGAGCTGA
- a CDS encoding BlaI/MecI/CopY family transcriptional regulator — protein sequence MAVLGELESRVMDVLWRVREPSSVRDVHTELAIHRDLAYTTVMTVLDRLAKKGLVSRVRQGRQWLYSPAQSRVDLLADEVLELLSEDHRVREAVLGEVLRRLPASDRGNVMRNLFPPAAS from the coding sequence ATGGCTGTTCTGGGCGAGCTGGAGAGCAGGGTGATGGATGTGCTCTGGCGCGTCCGCGAGCCCTCCTCGGTCCGCGACGTCCACACCGAGCTCGCCATCCACCGCGATCTGGCCTACACGACGGTCATGACCGTCCTCGATCGGCTCGCCAAGAAGGGCCTGGTTTCCCGCGTACGCCAGGGTCGCCAGTGGCTCTATTCACCCGCCCAGTCGCGCGTCGACCTGTTGGCCGATGAGGTGCTCGAACTGCTCAGCGAGGATCACCGCGTCCGCGAGGCGGTCCTCGGTGAGGTGTTGCGCCGCCTGCCGGCCTCCGATCGCGGCAATGTGATGCGCAACCTGTTCCCGCCCGCGGCGAGCTGA
- a CDS encoding ABC transporter ATP-binding protein, with protein MLIRLTTRYLKPYSGLLIAVVILQTIGTLASLWLPSLNAEIIDQGVSRGDLDQIWRTGGIMLAVTLIQVVCAILAVRAGALAAMGFGRDVRAALFGRVLSFSSRELNSFGAPSLITRNTNDVQQIQMLVVMTCTMVVAAPITMVGGVVMALREDPGLTLLLAVIVPILGAFMVLLVTRMAPLFRTMQTRIDTLNRVLREQITGIRVVRAFTREEREAARFDVANGELTATTTSVGRHMALMFPTVMFIMNISSVAVVWFGGQRIASGDLMVGQLTAFIAYLIQILMAVMMASFMLFMAPRAAVSAERISEVLDTESSVAPPAQGVRPAESLGRVEFAGLGFTYPGAEEPVLHDIAFVAEPGRTTAIIGSTGAGKTTLLNLVPRLFDATAGAVLIDGVDVRDYDPDALWARIGLVPQKPFLFSGTVASNLRYGKPDATDEELWEALRIAQAEDFVREMAGGLDASISQGGTNVSGGQRQRLSIARALVKKPQVFLFDDSFSALDVATDARLRAALGPVTHEASVIVVAQRVATIRNADQIIVLEHGRIVGIGQHTELLDACPTYAEIVDSQLTAEEAA; from the coding sequence ATGCTGATCCGCCTGACCACCCGCTATCTCAAGCCCTACTCGGGCCTGCTCATCGCCGTCGTCATCCTCCAGACGATCGGCACCCTCGCGTCCCTCTGGCTGCCCAGCCTCAACGCCGAGATCATCGACCAGGGTGTGTCCCGCGGCGATCTCGACCAGATCTGGCGCACCGGCGGGATCATGCTGGCTGTCACGCTCATCCAGGTCGTGTGCGCGATCCTGGCGGTCCGGGCCGGGGCCCTCGCGGCCATGGGGTTCGGGCGTGACGTGCGGGCCGCCCTCTTCGGGCGCGTGCTCTCCTTCTCGTCGCGCGAGCTCAACTCGTTCGGGGCACCCAGCCTGATCACGCGGAATACCAACGACGTGCAACAGATCCAGATGCTCGTGGTGATGACCTGCACCATGGTCGTGGCCGCCCCGATCACCATGGTCGGCGGCGTCGTGATGGCGCTGCGCGAGGATCCGGGACTGACCCTCCTGCTGGCCGTCATCGTCCCCATTCTCGGTGCTTTCATGGTGTTGCTCGTGACCCGCATGGCACCCCTGTTCCGCACGATGCAGACCCGCATCGACACCCTCAACCGCGTCCTCCGCGAACAGATCACCGGCATCCGCGTGGTCCGGGCGTTCACGCGCGAGGAGCGCGAGGCAGCGCGATTCGATGTCGCCAACGGCGAGTTGACCGCCACGACCACGTCGGTCGGCCGCCACATGGCCCTGATGTTTCCCACGGTCATGTTCATCATGAACATCTCGTCCGTGGCCGTCGTCTGGTTCGGCGGCCAGCGCATCGCGTCCGGTGACCTGATGGTAGGCCAGCTGACCGCCTTCATTGCATACCTCATCCAGATCCTCATGGCCGTGATGATGGCCTCGTTCATGTTGTTCATGGCCCCGCGGGCGGCCGTCAGCGCCGAGCGCATCTCCGAGGTGCTCGACACGGAATCGTCGGTGGCGCCTCCGGCTCAAGGGGTACGCCCGGCTGAGTCGCTGGGTCGCGTCGAGTTCGCCGGGCTGGGGTTCACCTACCCCGGCGCGGAAGAGCCGGTGCTGCATGACATCGCCTTCGTCGCCGAACCGGGGCGTACGACGGCGATCATCGGCTCCACCGGCGCCGGCAAGACCACGCTGCTCAACCTCGTCCCGCGGTTGTTCGACGCCACCGCCGGTGCGGTGCTGATCGACGGGGTGGACGTGCGCGACTACGATCCCGACGCTCTGTGGGCCCGGATCGGCCTGGTGCCCCAGAAACCGTTCCTCTTCTCCGGCACGGTCGCCTCCAATCTGCGCTATGGCAAGCCGGACGCGACCGACGAGGAACTCTGGGAGGCGCTGCGCATCGCCCAGGCCGAGGACTTCGTGCGCGAGATGGCCGGGGGTCTCGACGCCTCGATCAGCCAGGGCGGCACCAACGTCTCGGGCGGCCAGCGCCAGCGGCTGTCGATCGCCCGCGCGCTGGTGAAGAAGCCCCAGGTCTTCCTGTTCGACGACTCGTTCTCGGCGCTCGATGTGGCGACCGACGCCCGCCTGCGCGCCGCGCTCGGGCCGGTCACGCATGAGGCGTCGGTCATCGTCGTGGCCCAGCGGGTCGCGACGATCCGCAACGCCGACCAGATCATCGTCCTCGAGCACGGCCGCATCGTCGGCATCGGGCAACACACCGAGTTGCTCGATGCCTGCCCGACCTATGCCGAGATCGTCGACTCCCAGCTCACCGCGGAGGAAGCAGCATGA
- a CDS encoding heavy metal-binding domain-containing protein has protein sequence MSYGQNPYGQNPYGGQPQQPYGQRPYGGQPQQPGQQNPYGQPQQGQQPGQQNPYGQPQQPQQGQQPGQQNPYGQPQQPNPYGQPGQQNPYGQPQQPKPYGQPGQQQNPYGQRPGAQPQQPGQGQQQGGQPGQQRPEQGQPGQGQPGQGQQQGGQGQNPYAPAGQQQAQESWRTSQPAAEPAAAEPSQTLTIADHAVPVHTLGDDPEAFVARSLGEVIGVALRPKSADIAALTKARQDAVSRMADMAKAADADAVIALRFDSNTEEIVAYGTAVILTDDLDYGDIEDEETPALTTGDDLLADESRGDTDTDDEDQSSGTPIPLPPAPGDETPLSDVHPATEAYADEATQLAGGGSFDDTAQDEAAEDASTAETEETPDSAPAQSYNPYGTSPFGQAGSQHSAASQQSAASQQSAASQPSASQPQTGGWRPQQPTQTPSPYGTNPYGQPQQPQQGQPGQGGQQPGQGGQQQSGQGWPFSGS, from the coding sequence ATGAGCTACGGTCAAAATCCCTACGGTCAGAACCCTTATGGCGGCCAGCCGCAGCAGCCCTATGGTCAGCGGCCGTATGGCGGCCAGCCTCAGCAGCCGGGGCAGCAGAATCCCTACGGCCAGCCCCAGCAGGGTCAGCAGCCCGGTCAGCAGAACCCCTACGGCCAGCCGCAGCAGCCCCAGCAGGGTCAGCAGCCGGGCCAGCAGAATCCCTACGGTCAGCCCCAGCAGCCCAACCCGTATGGCCAGCCGGGCCAGCAGAACCCCTACGGCCAGCCCCAGCAGCCCAAGCCCTACGGCCAGCCCGGCCAGCAGCAGAACCCCTATGGGCAGCGGCCGGGTGCGCAGCCGCAGCAGCCGGGGCAGGGCCAGCAGCAGGGCGGCCAGCCCGGCCAGCAGCGCCCCGAGCAGGGTCAGCCCGGTCAGGGCCAGCCGGGTCAGGGCCAGCAGCAGGGTGGCCAGGGCCAGAATCCGTACGCCCCCGCCGGCCAGCAGCAGGCCCAGGAGAGCTGGCGCACCAGCCAGCCGGCGGCCGAGCCCGCGGCCGCGGAGCCGAGCCAGACGCTCACCATCGCCGACCACGCCGTGCCGGTGCACACGCTCGGTGACGATCCCGAAGCGTTCGTCGCCCGCAGTCTCGGCGAGGTGATCGGCGTGGCCCTGCGGCCCAAGAGCGCCGACATCGCTGCCCTCACCAAGGCCCGTCAGGACGCGGTCAGCCGCATGGCCGACATGGCCAAGGCCGCTGATGCCGACGCGGTGATCGCGCTGCGCTTCGACTCCAACACCGAGGAGATCGTCGCCTACGGCACTGCGGTCATCCTGACCGATGACCTCGACTACGGCGACATCGAGGACGAGGAGACCCCCGCGCTCACGACCGGCGACGACCTCCTCGCCGATGAGTCCCGGGGCGATACCGACACCGACGACGAGGACCAGTCGTCCGGCACGCCGATCCCGCTCCCGCCGGCGCCCGGTGATGAGACCCCGTTGTCCGATGTGCACCCGGCCACTGAGGCGTACGCCGATGAGGCCACCCAGCTCGCCGGTGGCGGTTCGTTCGACGACACCGCCCAGGACGAAGCTGCCGAGGATGCTTCGACGGCCGAGACCGAGGAAACCCCGGACAGCGCGCCGGCCCAGTCCTACAACCCCTATGGCACGTCGCCGTTCGGGCAGGCAGGCTCGCAGCACTCGGCCGCCTCGCAGCAGTCCGCTGCCTCGCAGCAGTCTGCAGCGTCCCAGCCGTCGGCGTCGCAGCCTCAGACCGGTGGCTGGCGTCCGCAGCAGCCGACGCAGACCCCGTCGCCCTATGGCACGAATCCGTATGGCCAGCCGCAGCAGCCCCAGCAGGGCCAGCCGGGCCAGGGTGGTCAGCAGCCGGGTCAGGGCGGTCAGCAGCAGAGCGGCCAGGGCTGGCCGTTCTCGGGGAGCTGA
- a CDS encoding TetR/AcrR family transcriptional regulator, with translation MPPRAPALPPDERRRAIVEATLPLLREKGLTISTAEIARAACVAEGTLFRVFETKSDIIDAVIEHVMDPAPTIETLTTIPAHEPLEARVRRVVELWHARVAEISVLMAALHAGGESGHRHPSKSHHQHADHMSRLNEAVAGVLAPDADRLRLGVNETASLLRSLAFATAHPLLSDRLVTDPATLVDLFLHGALAGESSNSVHPEEPGPC, from the coding sequence GTGCCACCACGTGCCCCTGCCCTGCCCCCGGACGAGCGCCGACGCGCCATCGTCGAGGCCACCCTGCCGCTGCTGCGTGAGAAGGGCCTGACGATCAGCACGGCCGAGATCGCGCGGGCCGCGTGCGTCGCCGAGGGCACGCTGTTCCGGGTCTTCGAGACCAAGAGCGACATCATCGATGCGGTCATCGAACACGTGATGGACCCCGCCCCGACGATCGAGACGCTCACCACGATCCCGGCGCACGAGCCACTCGAGGCTCGCGTACGCCGGGTCGTCGAACTCTGGCATGCCCGGGTCGCCGAGATCTCGGTTCTCATGGCTGCCCTGCACGCCGGAGGCGAGTCCGGCCACCGCCATCCGTCGAAGTCGCATCACCAGCACGCCGACCACATGAGCCGGCTCAACGAGGCCGTGGCAGGCGTCCTCGCGCCCGACGCCGACCGCCTCCGCCTCGGCGTCAATGAAACGGCCTCCCTGCTGCGTTCGCTGGCCTTCGCGACCGCCCATCCCCTGCTCTCCGACCGGCTCGTCACCGATCCGGCCACGCTCGTCGACCTGTTCCTCCATGGCGCACTCGCCGGGGAATCGTCGAACTCGGTTCACCCAGAGGAGCCCGGACCATGCTGA
- a CDS encoding HAD-IA family hydrolase — translation MSPFDRAYAAVVFDMDGTLIISEPAIIRAWTTWAIEYGVTAEQLRGFHGTPTADVVRIVLGDDRAADAIERINALELAEVDGIVPVPGSSAALGVLADRAAIATSCTRPLADARLGASGLPRPAHLVTVDDVQRGKPAPDIFLAAAARLGVPAADCLVVEDAVTGLAAADAAGMDTLAVTTTTPAEQLSAGAVVADLAAVRFEVGPEGVRVRPA, via the coding sequence TTGTCCCCGTTCGATCGTGCGTATGCCGCCGTTGTCTTCGACATGGACGGAACGCTCATCATCTCCGAACCGGCCATCATCCGGGCCTGGACGACCTGGGCGATCGAATACGGCGTGACGGCGGAACAGTTGCGCGGCTTTCACGGCACCCCGACCGCGGATGTCGTGCGCATCGTTCTCGGCGACGACCGGGCGGCCGATGCGATCGAGCGGATCAATGCGCTCGAGCTCGCTGAGGTGGACGGGATCGTGCCCGTACCGGGCAGCAGCGCGGCGCTGGGCGTACTCGCCGATCGTGCCGCCATCGCCACCTCCTGCACCCGCCCCCTGGCCGATGCGCGGCTCGGGGCCAGCGGCCTGCCGCGACCGGCGCACCTCGTGACCGTCGATGACGTCCAGCGCGGCAAGCCCGCACCCGACATCTTTCTGGCCGCGGCCGCCCGTCTCGGCGTACCCGCCGCCGACTGCCTCGTCGTCGAGGATGCCGTCACCGGCCTCGCCGCAGCGGATGCGGCCGGCATGGACACCCTGGCCGTAACGACCACCACCCCCGCCGAACAGTTGTCGGCGGGGGCGGTGGTTGCGGATCTGGCCGCGGTGCGGTTCGAGGTCGGGCCGGAGGGCGTTCGCGTACGCCCGGCCTAG